From a single Cydia amplana chromosome 10, ilCydAmpl1.1, whole genome shotgun sequence genomic region:
- the LOC134651428 gene encoding protein takeout-like, whose product MRAFLVAVCCLAGVRADTLPSFIHPCSASDPNLNSCIEKSISLAGPTFAQGIPALGIATLDPVQLGTVLVNNPSLRITFTETVVTGLSGFRVNSFKMHPDAGKAVFDFTANVTLKAHYDMNGQVLILPIKGNGQAKIKITNLNIVIKYDYETQQGHWVVTGYKDTYKMDRAQFKFTNLFGGNKQLADTTNRFTNENWSLIMQEIAPPAITEIIRKCIDEVKKLFAAIPAAELLKA is encoded by the exons CATCCTTCATCCACCCCTGCTCAGCATCAGACCCAAACCTGAACAGCTGCATCGAAAAGTCCATCTCCCTGGCCGGCCCAACGTTCGCCCAGGGCATCCCAGCGCTGGGCATCGCTACGCTGGACCCCGTGCAGCTGGGGACGGTGCTGGTGAACAACCCCAGCTTGAGGATCACGTTTACGGAGACTGTTGTGACTGGACTGAGCGGGTTTAGAGTTAATTCTTTCAA AATGCACCCCGACGCAGGCAAGGCCGTATTCGACTTCACCGCCAACGTGACGCTGAAGGCACACTACGACATGAACGGACAGGTGCTCATCCTGCCAATCAAGGGCAACGGACAGGCCAAGATCAAAATCA CGAACCTGAACATCGTGATAAAATACGACTACGAGACCCAGCAGGGCCACTGGGTGGTCACCGGCTACAAGGACACGTACAAGATGGACCGCGCCCAGTTCAAGTTCACTAATCTCTTCGGGGGAAACAAACAGCTTG CCGACACGACAAACAGGTTCACGAACGAGAACTGGAGCCTCATCATGCAGGagatcgcgccgcccgccatCACGGAGATCATCAGGAAATGTATCGATGAAGTCAAGAAACTCTTCGCTGCCATTCCTGCCGCGGAGTTACTGAAGGCGTGA
- the LOC134651417 gene encoding 3-oxoacyl-[acyl-carrier-protein] reductase FabG-like, with translation MNFAGKVVIVTGASSGIGAATAVFLSKLGAKLCLTGRNVENLQKTVSDCDKAATPFSIPADLTKESDIENIVKKTIDHYGQIDVLVNNAGIIETGTIENTSLAQYDRLMNTNVRSLYYLNMLAVPHLLKTKGNIVNVSSVNGIRSFPGVLAYNVSKASVDQFTRCVALELAPKGVRVNCVNPGVILTNLQRRGGLTEEQYKAFLERTKETHALGRPGKPDEVAATIAFLASDLASNITGASVPVDGGRHAMCPR, from the coding sequence ATGAATTTCGCCGGTAAAGTTGTGATTGTGACCGGTGCCAGCTCCGGCATAGGCGCGGCAACAGCTGTGTTCCTCTCCAAACTCGGTGCGAAGCTCTGTCTCACCGGCAGAAACGTTGAGAACCTTCAGAAAACAGTCAGCGACTGCGATAAGGCCGCTACTCCGTTCTCCATCCCCGCCGATTTGACGAAAGAGAGCGATATCGAGAACATTGTGAAGAAAACGATTGATCATTACGGTCAGATCGACGTATTGGTGAATAATGCTGGTATTATCGAGACCGGAACCATTGAGAATACTTCCCTGGCGCAATACGACAGGCTTATGAACACTAATGTACGCTCACTGTACTATTTAAACATGCTAGCAGTTCCTCACCTTTTAAAAACGAAAGGTAACATTGTCAACGTCTCCAGTGTGAACGGAATCAGATCTTTCCCCGGCGTCCTGGCCTACAACGTTTCTAAAGCGTCCGTTGACCAGTTCACTAGGTGCGTAGCTTTGGAGCTCGCTCCGAAAGGTGTCCGAGTGAACTGTGTGAATCCTGGAGTCATTTTAACTAACTTGCAGAGGCGTGGAGGGTTAACCGAGGAACAGTATAAGGCGTTTTTGGAGAGGACTAAGGAGACTCATGCTTTGGGGAGGCCGGGGAAGCCTGATGAGGTTGCGGCGACCATTGCCTTCCTTGCCAGTGACCTGGCGAGCAATATAACCGGTGCGAGCGTCCCCGTAGATGGTGGCCGTCATGCCATGTGCCCACGTTAA